A stretch of the Oceanicola sp. D3 genome encodes the following:
- a CDS encoding cell division protein FtsQ/DivIB: MRSLKRPADAPRRDPAPSRVAYRLERLWLTPFYRRLLRVGLPLAAVALAVTWYFSDEGRRTQVTDLISDARRSVEERPEFMVKMLAVEGASEELAGDIRALVPYEFPLSSFDMDLDATRETVEALDAVAGVHVRIRPGGVLLVEVEERIPALVWRKRDGSLLLLDETGHRVAPLISRGLRPDLPLVVGRGADTPAAVAEARAIYAAALPLAGRLRGLIRRGERRWDVVLDRDQVIQLPEAGPVAALERVIALDEAEDMLGRDLAVIDMRIPGRPTLRMAPGAVEEFRRIKSLEIGGSNG; this comes from the coding sequence ATGCGGTCGCTGAAACGCCCCGCCGATGCCCCCCGGCGTGACCCCGCGCCCTCGCGCGTGGCCTACCGGCTGGAGCGGCTCTGGCTGACGCCCTTCTACCGCCGCCTCTTGCGCGTGGGCCTGCCGCTGGCCGCCGTGGCGCTGGCGGTGACGTGGTATTTCTCCGACGAGGGCCGGCGCACGCAGGTGACGGACCTGATCAGCGATGCTCGCCGCTCGGTGGAGGAGCGCCCCGAGTTCATGGTGAAGATGCTCGCCGTCGAAGGCGCCTCCGAAGAGCTTGCGGGCGATATTCGCGCGCTGGTGCCCTATGAATTTCCGCTTTCCAGCTTCGATATGGATCTTGATGCCACCCGCGAGACGGTTGAGGCGCTCGATGCCGTGGCTGGCGTCCATGTGCGCATCCGCCCCGGTGGTGTGCTGCTGGTCGAGGTCGAAGAGCGCATCCCGGCGCTGGTCTGGCGCAAGCGCGATGGCTCGCTGCTGTTGCTCGATGAAACCGGCCACCGTGTCGCGCCACTGATCTCGCGCGGGCTGCGCCCCGATCTGCCGCTGGTGGTAGGACGTGGGGCCGATACGCCCGCCGCCGTGGCCGAGGCCCGTGCCATCTATGCCGCCGCCCTGCCGCTGGCGGGCCGTCTGCGCGGGTTGATCCGCCGGGGCGAGCGCCGCTGGGATGTGGTGCTGGACCGGGATCAGGTGATCCAACTGCCCGAGGCTGGCCCCGTTGCCGCGCTGGAGCGGGTGATTGCCCTAGATGAGGCCGAAGACATGCTGGGCCGCGACCTTGCTGTCATCGACATGCGCATTCCTGGCCGTCCGACCCTTCGGATGGCCCCCGGAGCGGTGGAAGAGTTCCGCCGGATCAAATCGCTCGAAATCGGAGGCTCGAACGGCTGA
- the ftsA gene encoding cell division protein FtsA: MTDLYDNQRAMRRMRKQAMDRGVIAILDVGTSKIACLVLRFDGPGRFRESDGVGSLAGQSSFRVIGAATTRSRGVSFGEIDAMQETERAIRTAVQAAQKMAGVRVDHVIAAFAGARPRSYGLDGAIELADSVVSEQDVARVLASCVVPDFGAGRQALHAHPVNFAIDHRSGLMDPRGQIGNRLAADMHLLTIETSVVQNLLYCIKRCDLELAGLASSAYVSGLSALVEDEQELGSACIDMGGGATTLSVFIKKHMIYADSVRLGGDHITRDISQGLQVSPQKAEWIKTRHGGVVATGMDDREMIPLGGDTGDWDHDQRAVSRSELIGIMRPRVEEILEEVRVRLDAAGFDHLPSQNIVLTGGGSQILGLDELASRILGQQVRLGRPLRVQGLPQAATGPAFSAAVGLCLYSAHPQDEWWDFDIPAETYPARSLKRAMKWFRDNW; the protein is encoded by the coding sequence ATGACCGATCTCTATGACAATCAGCGCGCCATGCGGCGGATGCGCAAACAGGCGATGGACCGTGGGGTCATCGCCATTCTCGACGTGGGCACCAGCAAGATCGCCTGCCTCGTGCTGCGGTTTGACGGGCCGGGCCGGTTTCGCGAGAGCGACGGGGTGGGCAGCCTCGCCGGGCAATCCAGCTTCCGGGTGATCGGCGCGGCCACCACCCGCTCGCGCGGTGTGAGCTTTGGCGAGATCGACGCCATGCAAGAGACCGAGCGGGCGATTCGCACGGCGGTACAGGCGGCGCAAAAGATGGCCGGGGTGCGGGTGGATCACGTGATTGCCGCCTTCGCTGGGGCGCGCCCGCGCAGCTACGGGCTGGATGGCGCGATCGAGCTGGCCGACAGCGTGGTGAGCGAGCAGGATGTGGCGCGTGTGCTGGCCTCCTGCGTGGTGCCCGATTTCGGGGCAGGGCGGCAGGCGCTGCACGCCCATCCGGTGAACTTTGCCATCGACCACCGCTCTGGCCTGATGGACCCGCGCGGCCAGATCGGCAACCGGCTGGCCGCCGACATGCACCTGCTGACCATCGAAACATCGGTGGTGCAGAACCTGCTCTATTGCATCAAACGCTGCGACCTTGAGCTGGCGGGGCTGGCCTCCAGCGCCTATGTCAGCGGCCTTTCGGCGCTGGTGGAAGACGAGCAAGAGCTTGGCTCGGCCTGCATCGACATGGGCGGCGGTGCCACCACGCTTTCTGTCTTCATCAAGAAGCACATGATCTATGCCGATAGCGTGCGGCTCGGCGGTGACCATATCACCCGCGACATCTCGCAGGGGCTTCAGGTCAGCCCGCAGAAAGCCGAGTGGATCAAAACCCGCCACGGCGGCGTGGTGGCCACCGGCATGGACGACCGCGAGATGATCCCGCTGGGCGGCGATACCGGCGATTGGGACCACGACCAGCGCGCCGTATCCCGCAGCGAGCTGATCGGCATAATGCGGCCCCGGGTGGAGGAAATTCTGGAGGAGGTGCGCGTGCGCCTCGATGCCGCCGGGTTTGACCATCTGCCCTCGCAGAACATCGTGCTCACCGGCGGTGGCTCTCAGATCCTTGGCCTCGATGAGCTGGCTTCGCGCATTCTGGGCCAGCAGGTGCGCCTTGGCCGCCCGCTGAGGGTGCAGGGCCTGCCACAGGCCGCCACCGGCCCAGCCTTCTCGGCGGCGGTGGGGCTTTGCCTCTATTCGGCGCACCCGCAAGACGAGTGGTGGGACTTCGACATTCCCGCCGAAACCTACCCGGCCCGATCGCTAAAACGGGCAATGAAATGGTTCCGCGATAACTGGTGA
- the ftsZ gene encoding cell division protein FtsZ — translation MTLNLTMPTELDLKPRITVFGVGGAGGNAVNNMIEKELDGVEFVVANTDAQALQQSAAAARIQMGVKATEGLGAGARPSVGAAAAEETIEEIIDHLAGAHMCFITAGMGGGTGTGAAPIIAQAARELGVLTVGVVTKPFQFEGGKRMRQAEEGVEALQKVVDTLIIIPNQNLFRLANEKTTFTEAFALADDVLYQGVKGVTDLMVRPGLINLDFADVRAVMDEMGKAMMGTGEAEGEDRAKQAAQKAIANPLLDEISLNGAKGVLINITGGHDLTLFELDEAANEIREKVDSDANIIVGSTLDTSLEGFMRVSVVATGIDVMDEEREIPVPRRSMAAPLAQPSAQDESEAPAAAPRPVEEAPVAAAPAAAPQVSITGARPASAERQPQPAPAPQAEAEEPSLFPAFRAPAREEAEAPASDDLPPPAYRPAAEAEPLEAAEPAADYAPQPEVARAPGTPSAEALARLHQAVRKVPGAGQPAAEAQPQQRPAAAAPAPEPQGQQPAAAADHKARFGIGSLITRMAGHGSEGQPQQPAHREPPVSSAAAQQQRPAYRQPQLDHEEEVDPEQERIEIPAFLRRQAN, via the coding sequence ATGACTTTGAATCTCACCATGCCAACCGAATTGGACCTCAAGCCGCGAATCACCGTGTTCGGTGTCGGCGGGGCAGGGGGCAACGCGGTCAACAACATGATCGAAAAAGAGCTCGACGGGGTCGAGTTCGTGGTGGCCAACACCGATGCGCAGGCGCTTCAGCAATCTGCCGCGGCGGCCCGCATCCAGATGGGTGTGAAGGCGACCGAGGGCCTTGGTGCCGGGGCGCGGCCCTCCGTGGGCGCCGCTGCTGCCGAAGAGACCATTGAAGAAATCATCGACCATCTGGCAGGCGCACATATGTGCTTCATCACCGCCGGCATGGGCGGCGGCACCGGCACCGGCGCTGCTCCGATCATCGCACAGGCCGCCCGCGAGCTGGGCGTGCTCACCGTGGGCGTTGTCACCAAGCCGTTCCAGTTTGAAGGCGGCAAGCGGATGCGCCAGGCCGAGGAGGGCGTTGAAGCCCTGCAAAAGGTCGTCGACACGCTGATCATCATCCCCAACCAGAACCTGTTCCGGCTGGCGAACGAGAAAACCACCTTCACCGAAGCCTTCGCGCTGGCCGATGACGTTCTCTACCAAGGCGTCAAAGGTGTGACCGACCTGATGGTTCGCCCCGGCCTGATCAACCTCGACTTCGCCGACGTCCGCGCGGTGATGGACGAGATGGGCAAGGCGATGATGGGCACCGGCGAGGCCGAGGGCGAAGATCGCGCCAAGCAGGCCGCGCAGAAGGCCATCGCCAACCCGCTGCTCGACGAAATCAGCCTGAACGGCGCCAAGGGCGTGCTGATCAACATCACCGGCGGGCATGACCTTACCCTGTTTGAACTGGACGAGGCCGCCAACGAGATCCGCGAGAAGGTGGACAGCGACGCCAACATCATCGTCGGCTCCACGCTCGACACCTCGCTGGAAGGCTTCATGCGCGTGTCGGTCGTTGCCACCGGCATCGACGTGATGGACGAAGAGCGCGAAATTCCGGTGCCGCGCCGCTCGATGGCCGCACCGCTCGCTCAGCCCTCCGCGCAGGACGAGTCCGAAGCCCCCGCCGCCGCGCCGCGCCCGGTTGAAGAGGCCCCCGTGGCCGCCGCGCCCGCAGCTGCGCCGCAGGTTTCGATCACCGGTGCCCGCCCGGCCTCTGCCGAGCGTCAGCCGCAACCGGCCCCCGCGCCGCAGGCCGAGGCGGAAGAGCCCTCGCTCTTCCCCGCCTTCCGCGCCCCGGCCCGTGAAGAGGCAGAAGCCCCCGCCAGCGACGATCTTCCGCCGCCGGCCTACCGCCCCGCCGCTGAAGCCGAGCCGCTGGAAGCCGCCGAGCCTGCCGCCGACTACGCGCCGCAGCCCGAGGTTGCCCGCGCACCCGGCACGCCGTCGGCAGAGGCTCTTGCCCGTCTGCATCAGGCCGTGCGCAAGGTGCCCGGTGCCGGTCAGCCCGCTGCCGAGGCCCAGCCCCAGCAGCGCCCTGCCGCCGCCGCACCGGCTCCCGAGCCGCAGGGTCAGCAGCCCGCCGCTGCCGCCGATCACAAGGCCCGCTTCGGCATCGGCTCGCTGATCACCCGGATGGCCGGACATGGCAGCGAAGGCCAGCCCCAGCAGCCCGCACACCGCGAGCCGCCGGTCAGCTCCGCCGCCGCCCAACAGCAGCGCCCGGCCTACCGCCAGCCGCAGCTCGACCATGAGGAAGAGGTGGATCCCGAGCAGGAGCGGATCGAAATTCCGGCCTTCCTGCGGCGTCAGGCCAACTGA
- the lpxC gene encoding UDP-3-O-acyl-N-acetylglucosamine deacetylase, with translation MQTTLNKNVTLSGVGLHSGRPARITLKPAMADQGIWFRRTDAVKGDAFLPARWDAVVESPLCTLLTNDDGVSLSTVEHVMAALAGCGVHNALIEVSGPEVPILDGSAAPFVGAILKAGLRVLDAPIRAIRVLKPVEVRRGDAVARLEPSDDSLHIDFGIDFEDAAIGAQTRSMNMANGAFVRELCDSRTFCRAADVEAMRAEGKALGGTYENAVVVEGEKVLSPGGLRHSDEPVRHKMLDALGDLALAGHPLLARYTGRRAGHALTNALLHALFADPSAFEIVTCDGDMARQLPGTGLKSRDLRLVA, from the coding sequence GTGCAAACGACGCTGAACAAAAACGTGACGCTTTCGGGCGTGGGCCTGCATTCAGGCCGCCCCGCGCGGATCACGCTGAAGCCGGCGATGGCTGACCAGGGTATCTGGTTCCGCCGCACCGATGCTGTGAAGGGCGACGCCTTTCTGCCTGCCCGCTGGGACGCGGTGGTGGAAAGCCCGCTCTGCACCCTTCTGACCAATGATGACGGCGTGTCTCTCTCGACGGTAGAGCACGTGATGGCCGCGCTCGCGGGCTGCGGCGTGCACAACGCGCTGATCGAGGTTTCCGGCCCCGAAGTGCCGATCCTCGATGGCTCCGCGGCGCCCTTCGTCGGCGCCATCCTCAAGGCTGGCCTGCGCGTGCTGGACGCTCCGATCCGCGCGATCCGCGTACTCAAGCCCGTTGAAGTGCGCCGCGGCGACGCTGTGGCCCGGCTCGAGCCTTCGGACGACAGCCTGCACATCGACTTCGGGATCGACTTTGAAGATGCCGCGATCGGCGCGCAGACCCGCTCGATGAACATGGCCAACGGTGCCTTCGTTCGCGAGCTCTGCGACAGCCGCACCTTCTGCCGCGCCGCCGATGTCGAGGCGATGCGCGCCGAGGGCAAGGCGCTTGGCGGCACCTATGAAAACGCGGTTGTGGTCGAAGGCGAAAAGGTCTTGTCGCCCGGTGGCCTGCGCCACAGCGACGAGCCGGTGCGCCACAAGATGCTCGACGCGCTTGGCGATCTGGCCCTTGCCGGCCATCCGCTGCTGGCACGCTACACCGGCCGCCGCGCTGGCCACGCGCTGACCAATGCCCTGCTTCACGCGCTCTTTGCCGACCCTTCGGCCTTTGAGATCGTGACCTGCGACGGCGATATGGCCCGCCAGCTGCCCGGCACCGGCCTCAAGAGCCGCGACCTGCGGCTTGTCGCCTGA
- a CDS encoding outer membrane protein assembly factor BamD: MAAQKGRAGLAGTVALVLLLSSCGAFQARTDKSLEDLTPEQIYKQGEYTLETGKPEDAAETFSEVERLYPYSVWAKRALIMQAFAFHRARDYENSRATAQRYLDFYPAEDDAAYAQYLLALSYYDQIDEVGRDQGLTFQALQALREVIEKYPDSEYASSAILKFDLAFDHLAAKEMEIGRYYLRRGHHLAAINRFRVVVEEFQTTTQTPEALHRLVEAYLSLGLTAEAQTAGAILAYNYRSSEWYDDTYTLLARRNLQAQAKGDNWLRKIYRQMVKGEWL, encoded by the coding sequence ATGGCGGCGCAGAAAGGGCGAGCAGGGCTGGCAGGGACGGTGGCGCTTGTGCTTCTGCTGTCGAGCTGTGGCGCGTTTCAGGCCAGGACCGACAAGAGTCTTGAAGACCTGACCCCCGAACAGATTTACAAGCAGGGCGAATACACGCTTGAGACCGGCAAGCCCGAGGATGCCGCCGAGACCTTCTCCGAGGTCGAGCGGCTCTATCCCTATTCGGTCTGGGCCAAGCGTGCGCTGATCATGCAGGCCTTCGCCTTCCACCGTGCTCGCGACTATGAGAACAGCCGCGCCACCGCGCAGCGCTATCTCGATTTTTACCCCGCCGAGGATGATGCCGCCTACGCGCAATATCTCCTCGCGCTGTCCTACTATGACCAGATCGACGAGGTTGGCCGCGATCAGGGCCTCACCTTCCAGGCGCTTCAGGCGCTGCGCGAAGTGATCGAGAAGTATCCTGACAGCGAATATGCCTCTTCCGCGATCCTCAAGTTCGATCTCGCCTTCGACCACCTTGCGGCGAAGGAAATGGAGATCGGCCGGTACTACCTGCGGCGCGGCCACCATCTTGCGGCCATCAACCGCTTCCGGGTGGTGGTTGAGGAGTTCCAGACCACCACGCAAACCCCCGAGGCGCTGCACCGTCTGGTGGAGGCCTATCTTTCGCTTGGGCTGACCGCCGAGGCGCAGACGGCGGGGGCGATCCTTGCCTATAACTACCGCTCCTCCGAGTGGTATGACGATACCTACACTCTGCTGGCCCGCCGCAACCTTCAGGCCCAGGCCAAGGGCGACAACTGGCTGCGGAAGATCTATCGCCAGATGGTTAAGGGCGAGTGGCTCTAA
- the recN gene encoding DNA repair protein RecN: MLRGLDIRDLLIIDRLELSFAPGLNVLTGETGAGKSILLDALGFVLGWRGRAELVRAGAEQGEVVAEFALEPGHAARAVLEEAGLPASDELILRRVNTADGRKTAWVNDRRVSGEVLRALSDVLVELHGQQDDRGLLNPRGHRALLDEFAGVDLAPTRAAWRARREAVQALEQARAAQAALAAEEEFLRHAAGELSALDPQPGEEAELDTRRRQMQAAGRIREDIEKAHQALGPSGAEGMLSDATRWLDGAAEAAEGHLDGALEALSRAVDALGEAEQGVGEALDALSHDPRELEATEERLFAIRGLARKHGVAPDDLAALTADLVAKLETLDAGEGGIAALEKEAREAEAAFEAAAGRLTEARSKAAAKLDKAMSAELAPLKMERAVFSTVIEPAEPGPEGADSVTFTVATNPGAPAGPLNKIASGGELSRFLLALKVCLTRHTTGLTMIFDEIDRGVGGATADAVGRRLAGLAASGQVLVVTHSPQVAAMGAHHWRVEKSVAKGQTLSTVTPLDAPARVDELARMLAGETVTEEARAAARALLAG; the protein is encoded by the coding sequence ATGCTGCGCGGGCTCGACATACGCGATTTGCTCATTATCGACCGGCTCGAACTCAGCTTCGCGCCCGGCCTCAATGTGCTCACCGGCGAGACCGGGGCGGGCAAGTCCATCCTGCTGGATGCGCTTGGCTTTGTGCTGGGCTGGCGTGGCCGTGCCGAGCTGGTGCGCGCCGGGGCCGAGCAGGGCGAGGTGGTGGCCGAGTTTGCGCTGGAGCCGGGCCATGCCGCCCGTGCCGTGCTTGAGGAGGCGGGCCTGCCGGCAAGCGATGAACTGATCCTGCGCCGGGTCAACACCGCCGATGGCCGCAAAACCGCTTGGGTGAACGACAGGCGCGTCTCCGGCGAGGTGCTGCGGGCGCTCTCGGATGTGCTGGTTGAGTTGCACGGCCAGCAGGATGATCGCGGCCTGCTCAACCCGCGCGGCCACCGGGCGCTGCTCGATGAGTTTGCTGGCGTCGATCTGGCCCCCACCCGCGCCGCATGGCGCGCCCGCCGCGAAGCGGTGCAGGCACTGGAGCAGGCCCGCGCGGCGCAGGCGGCGCTGGCGGCGGAGGAGGAGTTCTTGCGCCACGCGGCAGGCGAGCTCTCCGCGCTCGATCCGCAGCCCGGCGAGGAGGCCGAGCTGGACACCCGCCGCCGCCAGATGCAGGCCGCCGGGCGCATCCGCGAAGATATCGAGAAAGCGCATCAGGCGCTCGGGCCATCCGGCGCAGAGGGCATGCTCTCGGATGCCACGCGCTGGCTCGACGGGGCCGCTGAAGCCGCCGAGGGCCATCTGGATGGCGCGCTGGAGGCGCTCTCTCGCGCGGTGGATGCGCTGGGGGAGGCCGAGCAGGGCGTGGGCGAGGCGCTGGATGCGCTCAGCCACGATCCGCGTGAGCTGGAGGCCACCGAAGAGCGGCTCTTTGCCATTCGTGGGTTGGCCCGCAAGCACGGCGTTGCCCCCGACGATCTGGCCGCGCTCACCGCCGACCTGGTCGCCAAGCTGGAAACGCTGGATGCGGGCGAGGGCGGAATTGCCGCGCTGGAGAAGGAGGCGCGCGAGGCCGAGGCCGCCTTCGAGGCCGCCGCCGGACGGCTGACCGAGGCGCGCTCCAAGGCCGCGGCCAAGCTCGACAAGGCGATGAGCGCAGAGCTTGCGCCGCTGAAGATGGAGCGCGCGGTGTTTTCCACCGTGATCGAGCCCGCCGAGCCCGGGCCGGAGGGCGCCGATTCCGTCACCTTTACCGTGGCCACAAACCCGGGCGCCCCGGCCGGACCGCTGAACAAGATTGCCTCGGGCGGCGAGCTCAGCCGGTTCTTGCTGGCGCTGAAGGTTTGCCTGACCCGCCACACCACCGGCCTGACGATGATCTTTGACGAGATCGACAGGGGCGTGGGCGGGGCCACTGCAGATGCCGTGGGCCGCCGCCTTGCCGGGCTGGCGGCATCGGGGCAGGTGCTTGTCGTCACCCACAGCCCGCAGGTGGCCGCCATGGGCGCGCATCACTGGCGGGTGGAGAAGTCGGTGGCGAAGGGCCAAACGCTCTCAACCGTCACGCCGCTCGATGCGCCCGCGCGGGTGGATGAGCTGGCGCGGATGCTGGCAGGCGAGACCGTAACAGAAGAGGCCCGCGCCGCAGCACGGGCCCTATTGGCCGGGTAA
- a CDS encoding FAD-binding oxidoreductase: MPFNEAQTGLRAVLGDRLSRSKSDLEQHGRSETHFPLTPPEAVAYPESTAEVAQIVKACAAAHCPVVGWGAGTSLEGHGLAVQGGVAVDFSRMDKVLEVRPEDMVAVVQPGVTREALNHELRATGLFFPVDPGANATLGGMAGTRASGTTAVRYGTMAENVLALEVVLASGEVIRTGSGARKASNGYDLTRLMVGSEGTLGLITELTLKLQGQPEATAAATCAFEKIGDAVDCVIATIQAGLPMARIEFVDGPTVEAVNAYSGADFPASPHLLVEFHGSETSVAADAQFFGELVNDMNGHSFRWAERAEDRTALWHMRHHAYWAILASRKGSTAIVTDMCVPISRLADAVEATATDIEAAGLEGPILGHVGDGNFHAILLIDKDNPQHWQKAKHIADTMAERALAFGGTITGEHGVGMGKLHMMEAEHGAAWGLMAELKAALDPLDILNPGKVVRPRDTTGNTPFPV; this comes from the coding sequence ATGCCTTTCAACGAGGCGCAGACCGGCCTTAGGGCCGTTCTAGGCGATCGGCTGAGCCGCTCCAAGAGTGATCTGGAGCAGCACGGCCGAAGTGAGACGCATTTTCCGCTGACCCCGCCCGAGGCCGTGGCCTATCCGGAGAGCACCGCGGAGGTGGCGCAGATCGTGAAGGCCTGCGCCGCGGCCCATTGCCCGGTGGTGGGCTGGGGCGCGGGCACCTCGCTGGAGGGGCACGGGCTGGCGGTGCAGGGCGGCGTAGCGGTGGACTTCAGCCGCATGGACAAGGTGCTGGAGGTGCGCCCCGAAGACATGGTGGCCGTGGTTCAGCCCGGCGTGACCCGCGAGGCGCTGAACCATGAGCTACGGGCCACGGGCCTGTTCTTTCCGGTCGATCCGGGGGCCAATGCCACGCTGGGCGGCATGGCCGGCACGCGGGCCAGCGGCACCACCGCCGTGCGCTACGGCACAATGGCCGAGAACGTGCTGGCGCTGGAGGTGGTGCTGGCCAGCGGCGAGGTGATCCGCACCGGCTCGGGCGCACGCAAGGCCTCCAATGGGTATGACCTGACCCGGCTGATGGTTGGCTCGGAGGGCACGCTGGGGCTGATCACCGAGTTGACGCTCAAGCTGCAGGGCCAGCCCGAAGCCACGGCGGCGGCCACCTGCGCCTTCGAAAAGATCGGCGACGCGGTGGATTGCGTGATCGCCACCATCCAGGCCGGGCTGCCGATGGCGCGAATCGAATTTGTCGACGGCCCTACGGTTGAGGCGGTAAATGCCTACTCAGGCGCGGATTTCCCTGCGAGCCCTCACCTTCTGGTAGAGTTCCACGGCTCGGAGACGTCAGTTGCCGCCGACGCGCAGTTTTTTGGCGAACTTGTGAATGACATGAACGGCCACAGCTTTCGGTGGGCCGAGCGAGCCGAAGACCGCACCGCGCTCTGGCACATGCGCCACCACGCCTATTGGGCAATCCTCGCCAGCCGCAAAGGCTCTACGGCGATTGTGACCGACATGTGCGTGCCGATCTCGCGGCTCGCAGATGCGGTGGAGGCCACGGCGACTGACATCGAAGCAGCCGGGTTGGAGGGGCCGATTCTGGGCCATGTGGGGGACGGTAACTTTCATGCCATCCTGTTGATCGACAAGGACAATCCGCAGCACTGGCAGAAGGCCAAACACATTGCCGATACCATGGCCGAGCGCGCCCTCGCCTTTGGCGGCACGATCACCGGCGAGCATGGGGTGGGCATGGGGAAGCTGCACATGATGGAGGCCGAGCACGGGGCTGCTTGGGGGCTGATGGCCGAGCTGAAGGCGGCGCTCGACCCGCTCGATATTCTCAATCCGGGGAAGGTCGTCCGACCGCGCGACACCACAGGAAACACACCGTTTCCAGTGTGA
- a CDS encoding chloride channel protein yields the protein MRQRLSELREVADTLIRILRQRGPSQVQFWFIALALGVASGYAACLFRLGIDWLQGALYGTDDTRLIHSFAASLPWWWVLALPILGGLAVGVILDRFAPGARVRSVADVIHGAALNRGRVEQRAGLASALASLITLSSGGSTGREGPVVHLAAVISSWVSERINANGVTGRDLMGCAVAAAVSASFNAPIAGALFALEVVLRHFAVHAFAPIVIASVAGTVVSRSFFGDVAEFTLGGDGVLSFYVELPAFLLLGITCGLVAVVLMRAVFLADSIGNGVMQATRLPRFLRPAMAGALLGGLAIFYPHIIGVGYETTSAALTGELVFREAIVFVVLKVAAVAITMAGRMGGGMFSPSLMVGALTGLAFGVVATGVFPEVSGTPTLYALAGMGALAAAVLGAPISTTLIVFELTGDWQTGLAVMVAVSLSTAISSRLVDRSFFLTQLERRGIRMAAGPQAYLLSVHSAAAVMRGVDSPRAASRDTCEEMISSGIMLAPDTTLETALPMFETSGHSFIPVVAPVGDGGKGELMGALFHLDALRAYNRALAETAAEEHS from the coding sequence CTGCGCCAACGCCTGTCCGAGCTGCGCGAGGTGGCCGATACGCTGATCCGCATCCTGCGCCAGCGCGGGCCAAGCCAGGTGCAATTCTGGTTCATCGCGCTGGCCCTCGGGGTCGCCTCTGGCTATGCCGCCTGCCTCTTCCGCCTCGGGATCGACTGGCTGCAAGGCGCGCTCTACGGCACCGATGACACCCGGCTGATCCACTCTTTCGCCGCCTCTCTGCCCTGGTGGTGGGTGCTGGCGCTGCCCATCCTCGGCGGGCTGGCGGTGGGGGTGATCCTCGATCGCTTCGCGCCCGGTGCGCGGGTGCGCTCGGTGGCCGATGTGATCCACGGCGCCGCGCTCAACCGGGGCCGGGTGGAGCAACGCGCTGGCCTCGCCTCGGCGCTGGCCTCGCTCATCACACTCTCCTCGGGCGGCTCGACGGGCCGTGAGGGGCCGGTGGTGCACCTTGCCGCTGTCATTTCCTCCTGGGTCAGCGAGCGGATCAACGCCAATGGGGTCACCGGGCGCGACCTGATGGGCTGCGCCGTGGCCGCCGCTGTCTCTGCCTCCTTCAACGCACCCATCGCCGGGGCGCTCTTCGCGCTGGAGGTGGTGCTGCGGCATTTCGCGGTGCACGCCTTCGCCCCCATCGTCATCGCTTCGGTCGCGGGCACAGTGGTGAGCCGCTCCTTCTTCGGCGATGTGGCCGAGTTTACCCTCGGCGGCGACGGGGTGCTGAGCTTTTACGTCGAGCTGCCGGCCTTCCTGTTGCTCGGCATCACCTGCGGGCTGGTGGCCGTGGTGCTGATGCGGGCGGTGTTTCTGGCCGATTCCATCGGCAACGGCGTCATGCAGGCCACCCGCCTGCCGCGCTTTCTGCGCCCGGCGATGGCCGGGGCGCTGCTGGGCGGGCTGGCGATTTTCTATCCGCATATCATCGGCGTCGGCTACGAAACGACCTCCGCCGCGCTCACCGGCGAGTTGGTGTTTCGCGAGGCAATCGTTTTCGTCGTGCTGAAGGTCGCCGCCGTGGCCATCACCATGGCCGGGCGGATGGGTGGCGGCATGTTCTCGCCCTCGCTTATGGTGGGTGCGCTCACCGGGCTGGCCTTCGGGGTGGTGGCTACCGGGGTGTTTCCCGAGGTCTCCGGCACACCAACGCTCTACGCGCTGGCGGGCATGGGGGCGCTGGCGGCCGCGGTGCTGGGCGCGCCGATTTCCACCACACTCATCGTTTTCGAACTGACGGGCGACTGGCAGACCGGCCTCGCGGTGATGGTCGCCGTCTCGCTTTCCACCGCCATCTCCTCCCGCCTTGTCGACCGCAGCTTCTTCCTCACCCAACTGGAGCGCCGGGGCATCCGCATGGCCGCCGGGCCACAGGCCTACCTGCTCTCGGTGCACTCCGCCGCAGCGGTGATGCGCGGCGTCGACAGCCCCCGCGCCGCCTCGCGCGACACCTGCGAAGAGATGATCTCGTCGGGCATCATGCTCGCCCCAGACACCACGCTGGAAACAGCCCTGCCGATGTTTGAAACCAGCGGCCACAGCTTCATCCCCGTGGTCGCGCCAGTGGGCGACGGCGGCAAGGGAGAGCTGATGGGGGCGCTGTTCCACCTCGACGCGCTGCGGGCCTACAACCGCGCACTGGCCGAAACGGCGGCCGAGGAACATAGCTGA
- a CDS encoding DUF427 domain-containing protein: MADHIKIRNADGTWVVRAGGAVLGESANALELTEGDMPFVIYFPRTDIAMAFLDKSETVTHCPHKGDAQHYDIEIKSGTIRDAAWSYEDPKAGMERIEGYLAFYAEKVTVEQV, from the coding sequence ATGGCCGACCATATCAAGATACGCAACGCGGATGGAACCTGGGTGGTGCGGGCCGGCGGCGCCGTGCTGGGCGAGAGCGCAAATGCCCTTGAGCTGACCGAGGGTGACATGCCCTTTGTCATCTATTTCCCCCGCACTGATATCGCCATGGCCTTCCTCGACAAGTCCGAAACCGTCACCCACTGCCCGCATAAGGGCGATGCGCAGCACTACGACATCGAGATCAAGTCGGGCACGATCCGGGATGCGGCATGGTCTTACGAAGATCCGAAGGCCGGGATGGAGCGGATCGAGGGCTACCTCGCCTTCTATGCCGAGAAGGTGACCGTGGAGCAGGTTTGA